Proteins from a single region of Salvelinus fontinalis isolate EN_2023a chromosome 15, ASM2944872v1, whole genome shotgun sequence:
- the LOC129811796 gene encoding bromodomain-containing protein DDB_G0280777-like: MSTIPPTVNGQPVLHRREFEELDSRIRCQSHNPPNYTERKTFQGDQQLCKAQEAQRVERAVLLEAVQGLEIELSVCQQRQKDLQDTFSTAQSHWRAQEERLHHEVSSLTCLLGDHRQMTDSLIETVKTEQKKAANQFAERSTEKPGKQDEMVADAAEGKGYNQSRPRLQRTMKLHSDLHRALEGLQLQTLASPSPSLDPMSSYQVSVQQLQEELQREKDQVSRLVERLERAEQKSEELRQQQEQDAKESWNTVHQEMETNQEMGGMVERMRGKVQEVSAILRRKISWGGWAGMKDEEEEEEEGKPANALNSECVNQCQTMHPDPQLLEQAQRNPELEPEKGAQDQHFCLETLLWRWQKTLGGQRDSVKRLKADMKRETESMQVMAAGLLNNRQHSLDTCQVQALEEHLEIWRRRQREMKMQLSEMQAQFDMERNRSAEFLKENDKLSRLLCTVESSVADLQPLLTYHQVLVEDAMKDNSIQHGRHWSKM; encoded by the exons ATGTCGACCATACCACCAACTGTGAATGGTCAACCGGTACTGCATCGGCGGGAGTTTGAGGAGCTAGACAGTCGAATAAGATGTCAATCTCATAATCCACCCAACTACACAGAAAGGAAAACGTTCCAG GGGGACCAGCAGCTCTGCAAAGCCCAGGAGGCCCAGCGTGTGGAGCGGGCCGTGCTGCTGGAAGCCGTCCAGGGCCTGGAGATCGAGTTGTCTGTGTGCCAGCAGAGACAGAAGGACCTGCAGGACACTTTCTCCACCGCCCAGAGCCACTGGAGGGCCCAAGAGGAGCGACTGCACCATGAAG tgtcctCCCTTACCTGTTTGTTGGGAGACCACAGGCAGATGACCGACAGTTTGATTGAGACAGTCAAAACCGAGCAGAAGAAAGCAGCCAATCAGTTTGCAGAGCGGAG CACGGAAAAGCCGGGCAAACAAGATGAG ATGGTTGCTGATGCTGCTGAAGGCAAGGGCTACAATCAGAGCAGGCCCCGGCTGCAGCGCACCATGAAGCTCCACTCCGACCTGCACCGGGCCTTAGAGGGCCTCCAGCTGCAGACACTAGCATCACCCTCCCCATCATTAGACCCCATGAGCTCCTACCAGGTCTCCGTCCAGCAGCTTCAGGAGGagctgcagagagagaaggaccaAGTATCGAGGCTGGTGGAGCGTCTGGAGAGGGCCGAGCAGAAGTCAGAGGAGCTGAGGCAGCAGCAGGAGCAAGATGCCAAGGAAAGCTGGAACACTGTCCACCAAGAGATGGAGACCAACCAGGAGATGGGCGGCATGGTGGAGCGGATGAGGGGGAAGGTGCAGGAGGTTAGCGCCATACTGCGACGCAAGATAAGCTGGGGTGGATGGGCTGGGATGAaggatgaggaggaagaagaagaggaggggaagCCTGCAAATGCCCTTAACTCAGAGTGCGTAAACCAGTGTCAGACAATGCACCCAGATCCACAACTGCTAGAACAGGCTCAAAGGAACCCAGAACTAGAACCAGAGAAGGGAGCCCAGGACCAGCACTTCTGCCTAGAGACGTTGCTGTGGAGGTGGCAGAAGACGctggggggacagagggacagtgTGAAGAGGCTGAAGGCCGACatgaagagggagacagagagcatgCAGGTGATGGCTGCCGGCCTCTTGAACAACAGACAGCACAGCCTGGACACATGCCAGGTCCAAGCCCTTGAAGAGCACCTGGAGATCTGGAggcggaggcagagagagatgaaaaTGCAG CTGTCTGAGATGCAGGCCCAGTTTGACATGGAGCGGAACCGCTCTGCCGAGTTCCTGAAAGAGAATGACAAGCTGAGTAGACTGCTTTGCACAGTGGAGTCCTCGGTGGCTGACCTGCAGCCCCTGCTCACCTACCACCAGGTCCTAGTAGAGGACGCCATGAAGGACAACTCTATACAACATGGCCGCCACTGGAGCAAGATGTAA
- the LOC129811797 gene encoding alcohol dehydrogenase 1-like produces the protein MATAGKVIKCRAAVAWEPSKPLVMEEIEVAPPQAHEIRIKIVATGVCHTDLYHLFEGKHKDGFPCVLGHEGAGIVESVGSEVTKFNPGDKVIPLFISQCGECRFCKSPKTNLCEKGWASDRYDVMSESDTRFTCKGKNVLQFMGTSTFSEYTVVNEIAVAKIHPSAPLDKVCLLGCGVATGYGAALNTAKVEPGSTCAVFGLGAVGLAAVMGCKNAGAKRIIAIDINPTKYEKAKVFGATEFVNPKDHNKPISQVLSEMTNGGVDFSLECVGSVAVMRSALESCVKGWGVSVLVGWTDMDDFAARPIQLIAGRTWKGSLFGGFKSKDGVPKLVNEYLEKKVKLDEFVTHNMTLAQVNDAIQLMKTGDCIRSVLSVALQ, from the exons ATGGCAACTGCAGGAAAA gtgATTAAATGCCGCGCTGCAGTGGCATGGGAGCCAAGCAAACCCCTGGTGATGGAGGAAATTGAGGTGGCTCCTCCCCAGGCACATGAGATTCGCATCAAG ATAGTGGCCACGGGTGTGTGTCACACTGACCTGTACCACCTGTTTGAGGGGAAACACAAGGATGGCTTCCCTTGTGTCCTGGGTCACGAAGGGGCTGGGATTGTGGAGAGTGTGGGGTCTGAAGTGACCAAGTTCAATCCAG GTGATAAAGTCATCCCTCTGTTCATCTCCCAATGTGGCGAGTGCCGGTTCTGCAAGAGCCCAAAAACCAACCTGTGTGAGAAGGGCTG GGCCAGTGATAGGTATGATGTGATGTCAGAGTCAGACACCCGGTTCACCTGTAAGGGGAAGAACGTGCTGCAGTTCATGGGGACCAGCACTTTCTCAGAATACACCGTGGTCAATGAGATCGCCGTGGCCAAGATCCATCCCTCAGCCCCTCTCGACAAGGTCTGTCTCCTTGGCTGTGGAGTCGCCACCGGATATGGCGCAGCCCTTAACACAGCCAAG GTGGAGCCAGGGTCTACATGTGCTGTGTTTGGCCTGGGAGCTGTGGGGTTGGCAGCGGTCATGGGTTGCAAAAATGCTGGGGCCAAGAGGATCATCGCCATTGATATTAACCCAACCAAATATGAGAAGGCCAAGGTCTTCGGTGCCACAGAGTTTGTCAACCCCAAGGACCACAACAAACCCATCAGTCAAGTGCTGTCTGAGATGACCAATGGAGGAGTGGACTTTTCCCTGGAATGTGTGGGGAGTGTGGCCGTAATG AGGAGTGCCTTGGAGTCGTGTGTTAAGGGATGGGGAGTAAGTGTGCTGGTCGGATGGACTGACATGGATGACTTTGCTGCCAGACCCATTCAGCTCATAGCTGGCCGCACCTGGAAAGGATCTCTGTTTGGAG gttttaAGAGTAAGGATGGTGTGCCCAAGCTGGTGAATGAGTACTTGGAGAAGAAGGTGAAGCTGGATGAGTTTGTCACCCACAACATGACCCTGGCCCAGGTCAATGACGCCATCCAGCTCATGAAGACAGGAGACTG TATACGGTCAGTCCTGAGTGTGGCACTGCAGTAA